ACCAACTGTTTAATTCTAAGACGGGCCCTTTGAGAGTCTTCCCATTATTGTTGTAGGCACGAATTCTACCCAGTGGACTAGCTGAATCATCTAAATCAATTTGAAAGTCTGGACCGTTTGGAATGTCACCAGATGAAAATGCTGAGCTATACATTTCCATATCTCCATCTGGATTTACCCAAAGTGACAACGTCCAGTTGTCTGGAATATCTAACTGATTGAATGAAGTATTTTCTGCATATGTGCCATCATTTGCACTCGAACTACTTAGGCCTCGATCTCCATCAAAGTATGCAGATATACCAAAAGCACATCCCTCTCCAAATGTAATACTGTTGCTTGTGTCAACTAGATTATATGGGTATCCATTAGCCCTACTTCCATTATTAGGACTATAATCGTTTAAGTCTCGAACAAATGGATAGTACACAAGTAAGTCTGGATCATTGTCTACCATAACTGACTCACTTGCAGTTGAAGTACATTCTACAGGGTACGGAGTTTCACCTAGTTCATTTGTAGAAAGCTTAAAAACGTCATCTGCATCAGCTTTACGATCACCATCATCTATATACGCTGCGAGTCGATACCAATAGGTTAAAGTTGGACCCAATCCTCCGTGTATAAATTCACCAGATGTCCCTAGTATAGCTCCTGTATGATTATCTGAATCATCAACCATTCTACCTGCTGGAGTTCGTGAAGCTGGGGGAACAGTCGTGTAAAATAGTTTATAGTAGTCATACGCACCTGTAGGGAAACCTACTGGTGCATCCCAACCTAAATGAAGTCGAACAATATCGCGTGTAATATTATCTAAATCGAAATCTGCAATTCCTGGGTTGTCATCATCAACCGTAGTCACAGTTACTGTTTGACTCCCCAATAAATCATACTTGGAATCTGCAGTACTGCTTGTATTAACAGAAATTGTGACAGTACTACTGACATTATCATCATCTACAAGTTCATCAACTGCCGTCACCGTCACTGATTTAGTTGTGTTATCAGTAAAAGTCAGACTACTGGGAGAGATACTCGCCTCTGATGCATCATCATGGCTCAGATCAAAGACGACGGTCCCAGTGGGTACCGTATCCAACTTAACGGTAAAGGTTTGTGAGGTTGTGCCCGATTCGTTCACACTGACTGCCGTAGTTGAAAGGGTGAAACCTGCCGTATCGTCATCATTGATCGTCACTGAAACCTGCTGTGGAGTCCCTGCCTGGGCACCTTGCCCCCCACTCACCGACGAGATTTGAATTGTCAGGGTTTCATCATCTTCATCAATCCCATCATTCACCGGGGCAAAGTTGATGAAACCACTTGTGGTACCAGCTGTGATGGTGATGGCACCTGGGGCGGTATAATCTCCTCCAATGGTGGTTCCATTGGTTGTGCTGAGATTGACCGTTGTATCCGTTGCGGCTGTTCGATTCTGAGTTGCCGTAATCTCCACGGTTCCACTCTCCGCGACAGTTGCCGCTGCGGCAGAGAGCGTCACAATCGGCATTTCCTCATCATCAATCGTCAACACATTGATTGTTTGCACGCCAACGCTGTCGTAAACACTGTCCAAGGTGTTTGGCTGATCAATCGCTACACTCGTGGTGCTGGTGACATTGTCGTCGTCATCGCTGTCGTCCTCACCGGTAATCGTCACAGTCTGACTGACTGTCCAGTTTCCTGTCGAGAAGGTCAGGCTTTCCGGAGAAACCCGTGCTTCGCTCAAGTCATCCGAAGTGATATCAAACTCAACGGTGTTTGTCGGTTCAGTCTTCAGCACGACCGTAAAGGTTGCAGTCGTGCCATTCTCACTGACATCTGCTGTGGTTCGTGAAATAGTGAAGCTGGCCGTATCGTTATCCGTAGTAGTTGCGGTGACGGTCTGGGCAGATAAGGTTGGTGAGTTGTAGTTGCCATCTCCACTGCTTGGAGTCAGTGTCAACAAGGTTGATCGATTGCCATCATCAATGTAGTCATCCTTGCCCGTCAGCGTCACTGTCTGGGCTGTCGACCAATTGCCGGTACTGAAGACCACGCTGCTTGGATAGAGCACCTCGCTGCTGTCATTATCACTCAAGGTGAGCGTCACATTGGCTGTCGGCTCACTGTTCAGTACAACGGTGAAGGTGTCTGTGCTACCAGTCTCAGCAACTGAGGCCGTTGTCTTCGAAAGCGTGAAGCCGGCGCTGTCGTCATCTGTGATAGTGACAGATATTTGTTGAGGCGTTCCGCTTTCAGTAGCACCGCCACCAGAGACTCCGGTGATATCAAGCACTACAGCCTCATTGCCTTCGGTAATGTTGTCATCAACTGACGTGATGGTTGTAGTCTGCGTGCTACTACCTGCAGCAATCACCAATGAACTTGAATCAAGACTGTAGTCTGTACCTCCACCGGTTGCTGTTGCCCCTGCTCCAGGAGCCAAGGTCACCGTGATGGCCGAGGAAGAAACTACGGAAGAGGTCACCGTTACAGTAGAAGTCCCCCCATTCTCAGCAATCGGGCTCGTAGGGGTCGGAGCCAAGGTGATCTGCGGGGTTGCCTCATCATCAACCAGTGTAATCGTCTGGCTCTGTGTTCCGTTCTCACTGGCGCTGTCTCCTCCACTCACACTGGCAATGTCGATGATGATTGTCTCTGCCGGGTTCTCACTGACACTGTCCTGAAGCAAGTTCAGATTGGTCGTCCCGCTGGTCGCTCCGGCACTGACGCTGATCGTGAAGTTGTCCAGCATGTAGTCACTGCCATTGTCCGCTGTGCCCGATGGACTCAGGGTGACCAGCGTATCCACTGTTGCTGCATGGTCTAGCAAGGCGGTGATCACCGCTGCGGCACTGCCGGCATTCTCATTGACACTACTCGCTGAGACCAGCAGGTCCACCACCGGTGGGTTATCATCATCAGTGATCGTAATTGTCTCCTGCTGGTTGCCCCCAGATTCCACTGCACTGCCACCATTCACACTGGCAATGTCCACAACAATCGTCTCTGCAGGGTCGAAGGTGCCATCATCAAGACTACTGACCAAGGTGCTGGTGCTAGCGGTGTTGGCTGGGATCGTCAGGCTGGTTGTACCGATGCTGTAGTCACTGCCGTTGTCTGCACTGCCGCTCAAGGAGAGGTTGACCGTGATCACCGAGGAAGAAGCTGGGGTTGAGGTCACCGTCACGGTGGAGGTTCCTCCATTCTCAGCAATCGGACTCGTAGGCGCTGGAGCCAGCGTGATCTGCGGTGTTGCCTCGTTGTCAGTGATCGTCACGGTCACCTGTTGAGCCGGAGTAGCCTCTATGGCACTATCTCCCCCACTCACACTGGCAATGTCCACAACAATCGTCTCATTCGGCACCTCACTGAGCGGGTCCTCCAAGATGCTCAACTGAGCCGTCCCTGTGGTGTTGCCAGCAGCAATCGTGATTGTGCTGCTGTTGATCGTATAGTCGGTCCCAGCTCCTACAGTCGCCGTCCCCGACAGCGAGAGGGTCACGCTAGTGCTGCTCTCAGCGACAGCACTCAGTGTAGCTGTCAGGGTGACCGCGTTGGCGCCAGCACTTTCAGCTACGCTAGTAGTTGAGCTACTCAGGCTCACGGTGGGTGTGGGATCATCATCAGTGATCGTGATCGTCTCTCGTTGGGTCCCACTCTCAGAAGCTCCGTTGCCCCCACTGACTGTATCAATGTCGACAATCACTGTCTCCGCTTCATCATTGAAGTTGTCATTCACTCCGGTCACCGTGATGCTGCCGCCAGTGCTACCGGCGGCAATCGTGATCGAAGAAGCGCTCCGTAAGTAGTCAGTGCCATTGTCTGCTGTTCCACTGAAAAGCAGGTTGATCGTTGTGCTCTGGGCTGCTGTGGTACTCATTGTGGCTGTCACCGTCGAAACCCCACCATTTTCAGCAATCGGGGAGGAAGAGGAGAGACTCACTGTCGGTCCTGCCTCATTATCTGTCAGGTTGATCGTCTCGGTCTGCACCCCATTTTCTGTGATCCCAATCGAGTTGGTCACCGAGCTGATGTCAATAATAATTGTCTCAGTCCCCTCGATCAGTAGGTCCTCACTGATGTTCAGCGTGGTTGAAGCCGTCGTACTGCCGGCAGCAATCAGCAGGGAGCTGCTGTTGAGCGTGTAGTCTACCCCACCCCCCGTGGCGGTCCCTGAAGTGGAAAGTCCCACTGTGACATTGTCCGAAGCGGTATTTGACAATGTGACTGTCACCGTCCTAGCTCCAACACCAGCTCCTTCAGAGACAGTGTTGTTATCTACCGACAGGCTCACCGTAGGAGTTCCCTCATCATCGGTGATCGTCACTGTCTCCTGCTGGCTCCCAGACTCCGTTGCACCACCACCACTGACCGAGCTGATGTCGATGATCACCGTCTCAGCTGGGTCATAGATTCCATCATTGACGGTGGTAATGCTGGTTGTTGCTGTCGTGCTGCCAGCGCTGATGTTGAGCACTCCCGCTCCCAGGCTGTAGTCCACCCCACTCCCGCTGGCTGTACCAGTCTCGGCCAAGTTGACTGCGATGACAGAAGAAGAGGCTGGGTTCGCTGTCACAGTCAGCGTCACCGAGGCATTCGCCTCGGTGACTGTGCTCGCTGAGCTGCTCAGGCTGATCACTGGTAAGGCCTCATCATCGGTGATCGTCACTGTCTGCCTCTGGGCTGGAGTAGCCTCAGTGGCATTGTCACCCCCACTGACGTTGGTGATATCCACAATCACAGTCTCAGCTGGATCACTGATTGAATCCCCCGCACTGCTTAGAGTCGCCGTACCTGTGGTGTTGCCAGCGGCAATCACGATCGTGCTGCTACTAAGATTATAATCAGTTAGGTTTGTTGCGGTCCCCGAAGTCCCCAAAGTCACGCTCGTGCTGGCGCTGTTGACATAGCTCAGAGTGCCCGTCAGGGTGACCGAACCACCTGTCTCACCCATGCTGTTGCTGTTCACCGTCAGGCTCACCGTCGGTTGGATCTCATTGTCATTGAAAGTCAGTATCTGCTGCTGGGTCCCGGACTCTGTGGCGCTGTTGCCCCCGCTGACTGAGTTGATGTCGACAATGATCGTCTCACCGTTGTCATAGTAGGGGTCATCCTGGGCGCTGATCGTTGCTGTGGCTGTAGCCACTCCAGCAGCAATCGTCAAGACTGTGTTGTCGATGCTGTAGTCGCTGCCCCCACCAGTGGCTGTACCTGAAAGAGCCAGCGTCACTGTCGTGGCGCTTGAAGCTACTGGGTTCATGGTCACCGTCAGCGTGGCGTTATCCCCAGCTCCAGTCTCGTTGAGCGAATTGGTTGAGGTCGACAGAGTCACGCTTGGGTTGGCCTCATCATCGGTGATCGAGATGGTTCGTTGCTGGGCTGGTGAGGCTTCCACCGCGCTGTCGCCACCACTGACGGAGCCAATGTCAATGATCACCGTCTCGGTGCCCTCTGAGATCGTGTCATCCTGGGTTGTCACCGTCGTCGTTGCTGTTGTACTACCAGCGGGTATCGTCAGGCTAGTTGTAGCGATGCCATAGTCAGCCGGGTCACTAGCTGTGCCGCTTAGGGACAGGTTGATGCTCACCGCAGTGCTGTTGACGTAACTCAGTGTAGCCGTCACGCTGGTGTTGTTCGTTGCTCCCGCTGCCTCTGTCAGGTTGTTCGATCCTACTGTCAGGCTCACCGTCGGCTGGGCCTCATCATCGTTGATCGTCAGCGTCTCACTCTGGGTACCACTTTCGGTGGCAGTGCTCCCACTGACACCGCTGATATCGACGATGATCGTCTCACCGTCATCGTAATACGGATCATCATTGCTGCTGAGCGTTGTTGTGGTGCTGGTCGAGCCAGCAGGGATCACTAGAGTGGTACTACCAACACTGTAATCAACTCCTCCACCAGTAGCTGTCCCAGAGATTCCCAGCAGGATTGTTGTGTTGCTCGTTGCCGCTGCGGTCATTGAAACTGTCAGGGTCACGGCCGGGTTCGCTGCGTTCTCTAGAAAGCTACTGGCTGAGGTGGCCAGCGTAACCGCTGGCGCTACCTCATCATCGGTGATCGTCACCGTCTCCTGCTGGTCCCCGTTCTCTATGACGCCATCTCCTCCAGAAACTGCAGAGATCTCCACGGTGATAGTCTCGGCGTCATCATCAATGTTGTCATCCAGGCTGCGTAGGGTCGTGCTGGCGGTCAGCGAACCCGCTGGGATCTCGATGGTCGCATTGTCGATGCTGTAGTCGGTGTTGAGCGTGGCGCTGCCGGAGAGAGAAAGTAGAACTGTCGTGGTGCTAGAGGCTGTCTTGTTCAACGTGGCATTGATGAAGACAGTGCCAGCATTTTCAGCAAGGTTGGAAGAGACAGCCTGCAGGCTGACACTCGCTGGAGCGATGCGCTTGGGCTGCGCTTCCGGACTGTCAGCGCGGGGAAACTCGATGTCATAGACAATCGTCCCTTCCTTACAGCCGGAGAGAACCAGCGTAAAGAATAAACTGAAAAGGATCAGCAGCGACTTCATCAAATGCTCCAGGAAAGCAGACCAGCTCAGCAGATTGCTCCGCCTAACTTGATTCTCTTAGAGGATTTTGAGGCTTCCTTGAAGACCTTATCGCTTCCATGCGCAGTCCAAGAACTCTCAGGAGCAACCTTGCAGGGGTAGAGGTGGGTTGCTGTTGCTTTGTGCGTTGGCCGAGAACTCTTACGGAAATAATTTCAAGTAAGCTCAAAGTGAAATATTCATGCCTGAATGCCTACTTATCGAAAGTGAATTTCGCAAGAGGAACTGAATAAGCTATAATAAATTTAGCTATTAGTCAATATTATGTCACAAATAAACATAGCAAAAGCCTACTTAGAACCAATTTTTGTAAAAGTGCAGAAAAAACAGGTTTACTGACGGAAGATGTAGGTGATTTTTGGTGCATTCAACTTGGGCAAGTACTGCGTGAACGCTTTGTGCTGCGAAGGTTATTCTCAGCAAGCGTTGAACTCAGTGACATCAACACTCTGCCCATACTAGCAATGAAACAGTTCCTTTCTTTCACACAGGTTAACTCGATTAAAAAGACTCAAATCGGTGTTGTTGGGCTCGGAGAGATCATTGCTGTCTACATCAATAATCTCAAATGTTTTGAGGCCATTCAGCTATTGGCTTGTCTCAGGCGTGGTCTTGAAAAGGCACAGTCAAAAGCCTTGAGGCACGGTATTGAACGTTCCTACGCCAGTGCCGACGAACTGATTCAAGATGCAGAATTGAGCTGATCTTGAACCTCACACCACCGTTGTGCCACTAACAGATCAATCGCGCCACCTTGCTTGTTGGCAAGCATGTTTATATGGAAAAACCTCTAGCCACCACCTTTGAGGTAAGCAGTGAACTGGTGATCTTGGCCAAGAAGTGAGATCTCCAGATTGGCAGTGCTCCAGACACTTTTTTTAGCAGTCGCCTGCAGACATTCCAAGAAATCATCGATAGGTGATGGAAAGCATTCTGAAATTTGCTCAGGAACAACGCTTTATCGACATGACCACCACTTTCGAACGACCAGAGGCTGTAGGAGGAAATTATTTGGAGGAACTACGGCGAGTTGCTGTGTCAACAGAGGGAAGGCATTATCCAACTAGGGACTGGCTTGCTCCTGAGTAGATGGAAAAGACCACCGTCAATTTGTTGAGAAGCCCTCACCAATTAGGTGGCGAATTGAATGTAACGAAGCTGAGAAAGATCTCGCCACCTTGGGAGAAGGGTTACCGCA
This DNA window, taken from SAR324 cluster bacterium, encodes the following:
- a CDS encoding Calx-beta domain-containing protein, whose product is MKSLLILFSLFFTLVLSGCKEGTIVYDIEFPRADSPEAQPKRIAPASVSLQAVSSNLAENAGTVFINATLNKTASSTTTVLLSLSGSATLNTDYSIDNATIEIPAGSLTASTTLRSLDDNIDDDAETITVEISAVSGGDGVIENGDQQETVTITDDEVAPAVTLATSASSFLENAANPAVTLTVSMTAAATSNTTILLGISGTATGGGVDYSVGSTTLVIPAGSTSTTTTLSSNDDPYYDDGETIIVDISGVSGSTATESGTQSETLTINDDEAQPTVSLTVGSNNLTEAAGATNNTSVTATLSYVNSTAVSINLSLSGTASDPADYGIATTSLTIPAGSTTATTTVTTQDDTISEGTETVIIDIGSVSGGDSAVEASPAQQRTISITDDEANPSVTLSTSTNSLNETGAGDNATLTVTMNPVASSATTVTLALSGTATGGGSDYSIDNTVLTIAAGVATATATISAQDDPYYDNGETIIVDINSVSGGNSATESGTQQQILTFNDNEIQPTVSLTVNSNSMGETGGSVTLTGTLSYVNSASTSVTLGTSGTATNLTDYNLSSSTIVIAAGNTTGTATLSSAGDSISDPAETVIVDITNVSGGDNATEATPAQRQTVTITDDEALPVISLSSSASTVTEANASVTLTVTANPASSSVIAVNLAETGTASGSGVDYSLGAGVLNISAGSTTATTSITTVNDGIYDPAETVIIDISSVSGGGATESGSQQETVTITDDEGTPTVSLSVDNNTVSEGAGVGARTVTVTLSNTASDNVTVGLSTSGTATGGGVDYTLNSSSLLIAAGSTTASTTLNISEDLLIEGTETIIIDISSVTNSIGITENGVQTETINLTDNEAGPTVSLSSSSPIAENGGVSTVTATMSTTAAQSTTINLLFSGTADNGTDYLRSASSITIAAGSTGGSITVTGVNDNFNDEAETVIVDIDTVSGGNGASESGTQRETITITDDDPTPTVSLSSSTTSVAESAGANAVTLTATLSAVAESSTSVTLSLSGTATVGAGTDYTINSSTITIAAGNTTGTAQLSILEDPLSEVPNETIVVDIASVSGGDSAIEATPAQQVTVTITDNEATPQITLAPAPTSPIAENGGTSTVTVTSTPASSSVITVNLSLSGSADNGSDYSIGTTSLTIPANTASTSTLVSSLDDGTFDPAETIVVDIASVNGGSAVESGGNQQETITITDDDNPPVVDLLVSASSVNENAGSAAAVITALLDHAATVDTLVTLSPSGTADNGSDYMLDNFTISVSAGATSGTTNLNLLQDSVSENPAETIIIDIASVSGGDSASENGTQSQTITLVDDEATPQITLAPTPTSPIAENGGTSTVTVTSSVVSSSAITVTLAPGAGATATGGGTDYSLDSSSLVIAAGSSTQTTTITSVDDNITEGNEAVVLDITGVSGGGATESGTPQQISVTITDDDSAGFTLSKTTASVAETGSTDTFTVVLNSEPTANVTLTLSDNDSSEVLYPSSVVFSTGNWSTAQTVTLTGKDDYIDDGNRSTLLTLTPSSGDGNYNSPTLSAQTVTATTTDNDTASFTISRTTADVSENGTTATFTVVLKTEPTNTVEFDITSDDLSEARVSPESLTFSTGNWTVSQTVTITGEDDSDDDDNVTSTTSVAIDQPNTLDSVYDSVGVQTINVLTIDDEEMPIVTLSAAAATVAESGTVEITATQNRTAATDTTVNLSTTNGTTIGGDYTAPGAITITAGTTSGFINFAPVNDGIDEDDETLTIQISSVSGGQGAQAGTPQQVSVTINDDDTAGFTLSTTAVSVNESGTTSQTFTVKLDTVPTGTVVFDLSHDDASEASISPSSLTFTDNTTKSVTVTAVDELVDDDNVSSTVTISVNTSSTADSKYDLLGSQTVTVTTVDDDNPGIADFDLDNITRDIVRLHLGWDAPVGFPTGAYDYYKLFYTTVPPASRTPAGRMVDDSDNHTGAILGTSGEFIHGGLGPTLTYWYRLAAYIDDGDRKADADDVFKLSTNELGETPYPVECTSTASESVMVDNDPDLLVYYPFVRDLNDYSPNNGSRANGYPYNLVDTSNSITFGEGCAFGISAYFDGDRGLSSSSANDGTYAENTSFNQLDIPDNWTLSLWVNPDGDMEMYSSAFSSGDIPNGPDFQIDLDDSASPLGRIRAYNNNGKTLKGPVLELNSWYHIALVHYANDQASFYVNGKHQQSTGSATSDLWKSYWAAKNRYLWQKIKIGINRQGKKNWKGYVDEVKIFGRSFSADDVLTLYQKSLPPIVENLTATSDGIGSSSITLTWDAVGVADNYTVYKLEQSSGGLSRVISFDQINMGNSVPGVITIPNVSSGCRSGACSYTDSSGLVNNKYYYYRIAAVSAIGTGNVAPTAEKYAQAQ